The Cucumis melo cultivar AY chromosome 5, USDA_Cmelo_AY_1.0, whole genome shotgun sequence genome has a segment encoding these proteins:
- the LOC103493998 gene encoding GDSL esterase/lipase At1g09390 produces the protein MAAIVGLFTLLLLHLLFTLVCSHCIARPPVIFNFGDSNSDTGGLVAGLGFPVLLPNGRSFFRRSTGRLSDGRLLIDFLCESLNTNLLNPYMDSLAGSNFKNGANFAIVGSSTLPKYVPFSLNIQVMQFLHFRSRMLELLNGNLGHGNLIDDSGFRNALYMIDIGQNDIADSFAKNLSYSQVINLIPSFISEIKNAMKALYDQGGRKFWIHNTGPLGCLPQKLSLFPTKDLDRHGCISSFNAAATLFNTALKSLCQNMRNELKDANIVYVDIYTIKYNLIANSSLYGFPNPLMACCGAGGPPYNYNIRVTCGQPGYEVCNEDSKFISWDGIHYSEAANKIVASKVLSTAYSTPPLPFDFFCHN, from the exons ATGGCCGCCATTGTCGGTCTCttcactcttcttcttctccatcttCTTTTTACTCTCGTTTGTTCTCACTGCATTGCCCGGCCGCCAGTGATCTTTAATTTCGGGGATTCCAACTCCGACACCGGCGGCCTTGTCGCCGGACTTGGGTTTCCAGTTCTTCTCCCCAATGGACGATCCTTCTTCCGCCGATCCACCGGCCGCCTCTCCGACGGACGTCTTCTCATCGACTTTCTCT GTGAAAGCTTGAACACGAACTTGTTAAACCCTTACATGGATTCATTAGCAggatcaaatttcaaaaatggaGCAAACTTTGCAATTGTTGGATCCTCCACTCTCCCCAAATATGTTCCTTTTTCTCTCAACATTCAAGTCATGCAATTCCTTCACTTTAGATCCCGAATGCTCGAACTTCTTAACGGCAATCTCG GTCATGGTAATTTGATTGACGATAGCGGTTTTAGGAACGCGTTGTACATGATCGACATCGGCCAAAATGACATAGCTGACTCTTTTGCCAAAAACCTCTCGTATTCCCAAGTGATTAATCTAATTCCATCATTCATTTCTGAAATCAAGAATGCTATGAAG GCATTGTATGATCAAGGAGGAAGGAAATTTTGGATACACAACACAGGACCATTAGGTTGTTTACCTCAGAAACTCTCATTGTTTCCCACGAAAGATCTCGATCGACACGGATGCATTTCCAGCTTCAATGCCGCAGCGACATTGTTCAACACAGCGTTAAAAAGTTTATGTCAGAACATGAGAAATGAATTAAAAGATGCAAATATTGTCTATGTTGATATCTACACTATCAAATATAATCTCATTGCAAACTCTTCATTATACG GTTTTCCCAATCCTCTAATGGCGTGTTGTGGCGCCGGGGGACCTCCATACAATTACAACATTAGAGTGACATGTGGTCAGCCAGGATATGAAGTTTGTAATGAAGATTCAAAGTTCATAAGTTGGGATGGCATTCATTATAGTGAAGCAGCAAACAAGATTGTGGCTTCAAAAGTACTTTCAACAGCTTATTCAACTCCACCTTTGCCTTTTGATTTCTTTTGCCACAATTGA
- the LOC103494009 gene encoding WAT1-related protein At1g09380 → MEGDDITALIGMIILQICYAGINIISKLAMQSGMNPLVLLTYRQIFGTLAIAPFAFFTERKTRPKITFTVLFQIFVCSLSGATGNQIFFFVGLKYTNPTISSAMANVLPAATFILAVLFRQESVRIKTKSGFAKVIGTIVCVSGAMLLSFYHGHIINLGESKIHWSYVERLIKETTPTNGQGKHVLGSILLLLSSFAWALWFVIQARLSVKFKAPYTSTALLCFMAFFQCGLIAVISEHNIAAWSLKSTIRLIAALYAGVVCSALTFSITSWAIQRKGPLYVSIFSPLLLIIVAILSWALLHQQLHVGTVIGSVLIIIGLYAVLWGKSKEMKVEDHQHNMEKATIEKHNGSHIVEEKDDLELQITNIK, encoded by the exons atGGAAGGAGATGATATTACAGCATTAATAGGGATGATTATATTACAAATATGTTATGCTGGTATTAACATTATCTCTAAACTTGCTATGCAATCTGGAATGAACCCTCTTGTTCTTCTCACTTATAGACAGATTTTTGGCACTTTGGCCATTGCTCCTTTTGCCTTTTTCACTGAAAG GAAAACAAGGCCAAAGATCACTTTTACAGTTTTGTTTCAAATCTTTGTGTGTTCCTTATCAGG AGCAACAGGGAACCAGATATTCTTCTTTGTTGGGTTAAAGTACACAAACCCAACAATTTCAAGTGCTATGGCCAATGTTCTTCCAGCTGCTACTTTTATTCTTGCTGTTCTTTTCAg ACAAGAGAGTGTGAGAATCAAGACCAAATCTGGTTTTGCAAAGGTAATAGGGACAATTGTGTGTGTAAGTGGAGCAATGCTACTGTCTTTCTACCATGGACACATCATTAACTTAGGTGAATCAAAAATTCATTGGTCATATGTTGAGAGATTGATCAAGGAAACAACCCCGACGAACGGTCAAGGAAAGCACGTACTCGGTTCGATTTTGTTGCTTTTGAGCTCTTTTGCATGGGCATTATGGTTTGTCATCCAA GCAAGATTGAGTGTCAAGTTCAAAGCTCCCTATACAAGTACTGCATTGCTGTGCTTCATGGCCTTTTTCCAATGTGGACTTATAGCTGTGATTTCAGAGCACAATATTGCTGCTTGGTCTTTGAAAAGTACAATCCGACTCATCGCAGCTCTTTATGCA GGAGTTGTGTGTTCTGCATTGACATTTAGTATCACTTCATGGGCTATACAAAGGAAAGGCCCTCTCTATGTCTCCATTTTCTCCCCTTTATTGCTTATCATTGTGGCCATCCTTAGTTGGGCTCTCCTCCATCAACAACTCCACGTTGGAAC AGTTATTGGCTCTGTTTTGATAATTATTGGGCTTTATGCTGTGCTATGGGGAAAATCCAAAGAGATGAAAGTAGAAGATCATCAACACAACATGGAAAAGGCAACTATAGAAAAGCATAATGGAAGTCATATTGTTGAAGAGAAGGATGATTTGGAATTGCAAATCACAAACATCAAATAA
- the LOC103494018 gene encoding uncharacterized protein LOC103494018 → MAAIYSLYIINKSGGLIFYKDYGSAGRMDTNDSLRVASLWHSMHAISQQLSPIAGCSGVELLEADTFDLHCFQSLTGTKFFVVCEPGTQHMESLLKYIYELYTDFVLKNPFYEMEMPIRCELFDINLAQAVQKERVALLGR, encoded by the exons ATGGCAGCAATTTACAGCCTCTACATCATCAACAAATCTGGTGGTTTGATCTTCTACAAG gatTATGGGTCTGCTGGACGGATGGATACGAACGATAGTTTGAGAGTGGCGAGTTTGTGGCATTCTATGCATGCCATTTCCCAGCAGCTTTCGCCTATAGCTGGTTGTTCGGGTGTTGAACTTCTTGAAGCTGACACTTTCGATCTCCATTGCTTCCAGTCACTCACTG GGACAAAGTTTTTTGTTGTGTGTGAGCCTGGGACTCAGCACATGGAGAGTCTTCTGAAGTACATTTATGAACTATACACAGATTTTGTCTTGAAGAATCCATTCTATGAGATGGAGATGCCTATACGGTGCGAGCTCTTTGACATCAACCTAGCGCAGGCAGTGCAAAAAGAACGTGTTGCTTTGCTTGGCCGATGA
- the LOC103494023 gene encoding uncharacterized protein LOC103494023, giving the protein MAFSYSSQLQTLFLILLVVHPALGNPETQQWIDRICYQNEDYGFCNKTSNENLKGPADDVGLVLIANNQVLRNTSRTYQFIVELQASTDDPVTKTALEACRIAPRGEASCRPPTPDSPLVKRKRELRILIAMAAVAGHVLPT; this is encoded by the exons ATGGCTTTCTCATATTCTTCACAACTGCAAACCCTCTTCCTCATTCTCCTCGTTGTTCACCCAGCTCTGGGTAACCCGGAAACACAGCAGTGGATCGATCGAATATGCTATCAAAATGAGGATTATGGGTTTTGCAACAAAACCTCCAATGAAAATCTGAAAGGTCCAGCAGATGACGTTGGCTTGGTCTTGATAGCAAATAACCAAGTGCTGAGAAACACTTCCAGAACTTATCAGTTCATTGTTGAACTTCAAGCCAGCACTGACGATCCAGTAACGAAAACTGCTCTCGAGGCCTGCAGAATCG CACCAAGAGGAGAGGCTTCCTGTAGACCACCAACACCAGATAGCCCATTGGTCAAGAGGAAGAGGGAATTGAGAATCCTCATTGCAATGGCTGCGGTCGCGGGTCATGTTCTCCCCACTTGA
- the LOC103499331 gene encoding uncharacterized protein LOC103499331, with translation MAVDSGTEDKINRICRQMEEFEFCSQTFHQNLKGDSADYIGLTEIANNQVSTYTASTLVYIQQLLRSVSDPVTRNRLIVCENGYYVVNETFLEGIRLFSERNYKGMLNTEKIAPRAQASCISIFSTIPPPEQNPLVDINRRMRILIAMAIVSGSSIG, from the coding sequence ATGGCAGTTGATAGTGGAACTGAAGATAAAATCAATAGAATATGTCGTCAAATGGAAGAATTTGAGTTTTGCAGCCAAACCTTCCATCAGAATTTGAAAGGTGATTCAGCAGACTATATAGGACTAACTGAAATAGCGAACAATCAAGTGAGCACGTATACAGCAAGTACACTTGTTTACATTCAACAACTTTTGAGAAGCGTAAGTGATCCAGTAACAAGAAACAGGTTAATAGTATGTGAAAATGGATATTATGTAGTAAATGAAACATTTTTAGAAGGGATAAGGTTGTTCTCAGAAAGAAATTATAAGGGAATGTTGAATACTGAGAAGATAGCACCGAGAGCGCAAGCAAGTTGTATTTCAATATTCAGCACTATACCACCACCCGAACAAAATCCACTTGTTGATATTAATAGGAGGATGAGAATCCTCATTGCTATGGCTATAGTATCTGGCTCTAGCATTGGTTGA